agacacgagtagccttgattttaaaataaaacaaaattggactttgatttttttttcacttaaattCTTGTTCAAAGGTGGCAACTATTGGTAACcatcaaaataaattagatATTTTGACATCAAAAGCAGTGTgactgccacaacatcttaaacttgtGGTAAGCAAATTGTAATTTCTATAATTATCAAGGtccttttcaaaatgaataattttatatttagcATTTACAAAGATATACATATTAACTTATGACATTGACCCTAATAAATATGTTTGTTTCATACAATTTGTCAGAAATACACCaagtgatttttcttaagatttttcctaCAAAGGAACATATTTTCTCCCTATTAggaccatgaatatggaggtaagaATTGGGActcagggggtggcttatacgtgagaaattataaaattcaacaattttaaggcaatgttaaggcaatttcaaggcACATACGGGCAGGCATCTTATGAgagtaaatatggtatttaAAATTCTGCAGTTTCACAGATTGCCACAGGAGCCTGGCTTCAAAACAACAACTCTCTTTTTAGCTCTCTCCAAACTATGGCGGAGCTACATAAAAGCTGATCATAAGTATTTCCTTGGAGTTGATTTTCATCTGAGCTGCATGTTGGTGCATaattttatcttgtttttttaaagcaaacatGATAAGGTTATTAATGCACCACATTACTTTAGGCACAGTTATCTGACCCTAGATCATAGATCGATCTGGGGTCATTTTCAGTCAGTGccacacctaaaaaaaagtacaaaaatggtATGCCTCTTACATCACAATCAGCAGACTGATTCAAGGaattcctcttcttcttgttgatCCTCTTAAAGGATGCGTGTGCagcctgaaaaataaaataaaaaacagtgaAAATTGACTTGCAGTTATTTAATGGAGTATTTTTACCACCACTGAAATATAGACCGTGGTTCTTAAGCTTGCTGGACATACCAGACCTCACCAGTTTCATATTCACATTCACTGAACCCTActtgtgtaaaataaaatgtgattttttggaaatacaagATAAGTTCTTCGCAGCACTGGTTGACCAAACAATGTCgtgtgatcatctgcagccagtgatggtcaagcggggcatgttatcgtgaatagacatgagtcgatgtgtcttgcACTTTAAGAGCTCCAAATATTCATGCCAATTTAATTTTCCAAGCACTCAGGTTTTTTTTAGCTGGCTGTCGACAATTATTAGCCGCATTATTTATCGTATTAAATTgatattaattaatattttatgtCGTTTTATCAGGTTTGCAGGACAAttagattttacattttttaaagaaattttaTTTTGCTCGTTCCTACCTCAGCAGTCAGATCGATTCTAATATTTTACTATATATTTAAGTAGCAAACAGAGTgaatcaaaataatatttaattataaACTTCACTCTGATTGGCAGCTGACGAGTGGGTGGGTTGGTGGCTGGTCTATATATTATATaggccagtgtttcccaactttTTGATCTGCGAcacattttatactataaaaaaatggacagcaccatctgaaaatcttatTTAAAATTAACAGCATTAAATCATTCTTAGCAAACTTATCAACagagacacaaaaaaagtcaaaactatttcaaattcaaatttcacacTGAAAATTGTCGTTTATGTTTGCAGACGTAGAGTGATGTAAAAATAAGCAACGTAACAATTTTAATCTGAAAATGTTATtacatttcatttcaatatttaaatttacTAATATTACACAGTAAGCAGTTGTGCCCATAAAGACTTCatttcaccaaaagttgatgacTTTGAAACCGTACAACTTTCGGTTCACAAAACATAAAACCACCATGAATCTCGTAACAGTATGTCTTTTCTCTCTCCTAATATTACttttatcttgtaatattacacgAAAATCCATATTGTACTCACACAGATTTTAGGTCAGCAAAAGTTAAAGTCTGTGAATGCAAACAACTTCAAGTTCACCTTACATAAGAATAagttacaaaataacaatatcCCAGTATTAagattttaatcttgtaatattgtACCATGTTCatgatatttcaattttaatctcatattaTAACTATTTCTCTCTCGGAATATTACAGTGTATGAGTTCTTGGCAAATCATTCCCAGTGGCACACCAGAGGATCGCTCCCAGCACACCAGGTtaccacggcacagtggttgagaAAAACTGGATTAGGCAATTTGGTAGCGGGTGTACCGATGTGTAAATGTATTCTAATTCTATTGGCAAAGATAGAGAGCTTTGCTTATCGATTGTGTGTGATGCAGAAAAAACTGTTACTAAAACTGAAATATTGTCAGTTGTACAGAGCCAATTATCTTATCTCAAATTCCCTAATTCTATATGTAACAATTTAGGAATCTCAGTTCCTACTCTCATAAATTATGGAACAATATAAGAAGAAAATTGGAAGCACTCACAAATCCTGGAAAGTCGTAGTCAATGCCTTTAGATGCAAGCCTTTTGCGGAGGTTCCCTTCCCTGATTAGGAGGTTGTTCGTCATCTTAGTGACTTGCTCACGTGTGCGCTTCTTGTTGTAGACTTTTACAGCTGGGTTGGAAGGTTTTTTAAACATCCTCCGAGAGCCAACAAACAACTTCTCATGCCTTTTTTCTGGTGGAATTACATGGCCTAAaattcagaataaaaaaaaaaatgcaaataattgcaggttgttttttttttttacttaacaacATTCCACCTTTATAAGAATTGCCATATTTATACGCATAAGCCACcccccacgtataagccgcaccattaaaattgttgaattttacaattttcccCATATAAGACgctccctgattcacaattttcacctccatattgatggttttaataggaaatacaagcgtgttactttgaagggaaaatctgcacgccgtatttctgagatacagcATAAATCAATAGCACATTATTAAGGTCAGTAtcataagttaatatgcctgtaaatggaaaatatcaaattattcaatttgaaaaaagtatCTAAATGAAAACCTGATGGTTTTTAATagcagaaattacaatttcatGATGTTATAAATTTTCTGGTTATAAATGGCCATATGTGAGTTAAATTTACACTTTAATTTTATGAGGTTGAAAAGTCTGCTTGCCAATTGGTGATGATGACTTCaattgattatttaatttatttcataatgCACATCAACCTTTGATTTGAAGgtgaatttataaaaataaaggcactgacaaattttaaagggtttagttggtagttgtgtgaggaccgtgtaacgaattagagaattgaCAATTGTACAcctaaattttcaagttacgaaaaaagttctggaaccaaataaTTTCATAGGtggaggtatgactgtatttgaaacaaaaaaaacaaaaaaagatgtgatagttagTGATTATTATTGATAGACTgataatttaattttgttttttatcgtgataacagtTTTTGGCATATCGCCCAGCTTTAGTCCCACTCAATTACACATTCTCTAGAGTTCAATTATTTTCATCCTCTAATAATAAGTCTGCTGCTTTGCTTGTACTGGAGACAAATGAGCAATATTTCGATGACACAATACATGCAAACAATACTCACATTTAATTAGTTTTTCTCCCATCAGGTAATTGTTCATGGTCTCCGCGACAATCTTGGCAACATCATCACTTTCAAACTCCACAAACGCGTAACCTTTGCTTCCACCtgtctgaaaacaaaaacaacgggccagtggcagtagctctgtacacttatgtttttcgtgttttacagcccttctatctttattttttaaattacattttaatatttctttatacattccaTTGTTCCTTGTTccgttagcctggcttctttcggcgacttcttttttggaagcaTTCAAttatgcctacgctgtcacacacatgggattagctgttacaatacgcagcagaaggagcaagaCCTCGGTGCCGCCGGAGTTTCGGAGATGGATAAAAGAGGCCAGGCTTCTGACCAaacattccatcgtgggataagatggaaaagTAGTTACAGTTACAGTTGCTTTTCCTTCAGACTTTAACTAGTAAACCCAACTTTCCTTTCTGGGGCCATAATGTGAGAAAAGTAGGGCGAAAAAAGCAAAGATACTCCCGGCGCACAAACCCATACAAGAACGATacactgctttaaaaaaaaaaactataatgcaGGGGACCTAACAGTGTATAAGGCAAGAGCATTGTCAAGTGGAAATGTTGCAACCAGAGGACTCCCTGTATACTACTTTTGTCTTACGAGTGAACCTGTCTGTTGGGCAAACAAAGATTGAGTGAAATTGTTCAGAAATTACCTTTTTGCTCCTGGACAGTCGTAGACGTGTGACATGCCCAAATTGTTTGAAATAGGATTTGAGTTGAGGCTCAAAAAGACCACGGGGCAAATGGCTGACATAAATTACCCCAGGCGTCAAATGGTTATTCTGTGatacaaaagaaataaatgtttatatttaatgAGAACATTATAAGAACATTAGGTTAACTTCAGAGACATGACCAAGGAAAAATATGCTTTctaaatttgaataaaatctgCACATTTCAACATATACAAAAGAAGATCAGAGAGGTAGATCAgggatgtccaaactattccacatagacagggccgcagtgggtgcggattttcattccaacccatcaagaggacaccttttcaccaatctggtgtcctacaagtgatatcagttgattgcagtcaggtgcttcttgatTTCTGTGTtggtgctggattggttggaacaaaaatcggCACCTAGAGCGGCCATCGATAATCGGTTTAGCCTCCCCTGAGGTAGAATACGTGTTTGctagttttaaacaaaaaaatacttttcaaaaCACCTAACTTTATTGACAAGTCGCATCTGAATTAATCTAATATACCTCAAATTgaacatacctgtcaatctcctccgataactgcccttataaatgattgattccccgtacaaacaccgtacgacgcatgtttactcggtaattcgtttttttacaaggtggctcctccatgcttgtttccacgatatttactctatgtatatctacgcatgcgcatgtcatcctttatcgatattgccgtacgcaccgctaaaaaaatacatacgattgaggataatttttgctggtataccgtgacaatagtaacgatcgatgacagtagcgtcgttg
Above is a window of Stigmatopora nigra isolate UIUO_SnigA chromosome 11, RoL_Snig_1.1, whole genome shotgun sequence DNA encoding:
- the nifk gene encoding MKI67 FHA domain-interacting nucleolar phosphoprotein; translated protein: MTESEGKQKVKPAKQLLSLNPEQEQAFKKKVQGVKKFKKNNHLTPGVIYVSHLPRGLFEPQLKSYFKQFGHVTRLRLSRSKKTGGSKGYAFVEFESDDVAKIVAETMNNYLMGEKLIKCHVIPPEKRHEKLFVGSRRMFKKPSNPAVKVYNKKRTREQVTKMTNNLLIREGNLRKRLASKGIDYDFPGFAAHASFKRINKKKRNSLNQSADCDDTTPMCTPSFLEKRKITMNDDNEDDEIIFKMPLVPIDECCFGGGR